The following coding sequences lie in one Arachis ipaensis cultivar K30076 chromosome B03, Araip1.1, whole genome shotgun sequence genomic window:
- the LOC107630828 gene encoding probable LRR receptor-like serine/threonine-protein kinase At5g45780 codes for MEQDCEFDIGHLKRFTFRELQIATGNFSQKNILGQGGFGIVYKGCLTNKMLVAVKRLKDHNYTGEMQFQTEVEMIGLAVHRNLLRLYGFCMTPDERLLVYLYMPNGSVADRLRGYGRRSHEEFIWLLICSVLM; via the exons A TGGAGCAAGATTGTGAATTTGATATTGGCCATTTGAAGCGGTTCACCTTCCGTGAACTACAAATTGCTACTGGAAATTTCAGTCAAAAGAACATCCTTGGACAAGGAGGCTTTGGAATTGTCTACAAAGGATGCCTTACAAATAAAATGCTGGTGGCAGTGAAGAGGCTGAAAGATCACAATTACACTGGAGAAATGCAATTTCAAACTGAAGTTGAGATGATCGGCTTGGCTGTGCATCGTAACCTTTTGCGTCTCTATGGATTTTGTATGACTCCAGATGAAAGGTTACTTGTTTATCTCTACATGCCTAATGGCAGTGTTGCTGATCGCTTGAGAG gatatgggcgcagaagtcacgaagagtttatttggTTATTGATATGTTCTGTGTTGATGTAg